The stretch of DNA aatttgagaaaaaaaaagtaatgcagaCACATTGGCAGACATCTCTCTGCAAGGGTGGCAGGGTCTGTCACACAGTTTGTGTCATTCCTTTATCTGAAGGTAGACATTAAGATTATTCTGTTCCCTGCCTGAACAATACTCTGTCGTAACTATATGTAGCTTGatgcaggattttattttatttatctgtacTTTCCACACTTTTCATGTGCTGATGGACAATTAAAAATCTTACCTTTGATATGGAGGAGTTTATTCCAATGCCTTTGAGTGATTGAATACtaactttgctttgctttgctttcattgaTCTAGGGCACAGTGCTTTACATCTTGCAGTGAAGAACAACCACCTTGACTGCATTAAAAGGTTACTTCAggtaaagtaaaaaataaatttattttgattatattttttaaatttttctttgttttttcttcactggaTATTGACGCATTTCCTGCtaaccatagaatcatataatggctCAGGTTTGAAGGGActtcagagatcatctagttctaacgcactgccatgggcagagttaccagccactagatcaagcactagatcaggttgtccagtACACCATCCAACCCAACCcggccttgaatacctccagggacagggcatccacaacctctttgtCTCTTTATCTTGTCATTACCTTAAGATAACTGCAAATATAAAGTTCGCGTCTCCAGTTTACGAGGCCTATGTTGTTTTCCTGCCTACCATCAGGGGGCACATTCATAATCTGCATCACACTCCTATTCTGATGTCCTTTTTCCCTGCAATTGAGAGATGTTCTTGAGTTTAAGACATTTTAGGCACTGTGTGTGTAGATGATTTAAAACAGCATGGTATCTCCCATAAAACAGTGTAGTATTTCCCCTGAGTGGTCCACAATTTCAGTTTTCCCTGTGCAGTGGATCCAACATAGAAAGACTGGGTCTGAAGCAGGTTACAACTTGTCGTTTCCCAGCTTTAGTCTATGTGTCTGGATGagttggaagtagatgatctaTAAGAGATACAGGGAAAAAGAGTTTATAGTGGGACTTAGGTATTGACCTACCAGAATGTTTTGTGTCTGTGCAAtataaaataatccatttttGACCATGGAAATGTTTGTTGAGTTGagttaaagagaaagaaaccaaaGTAGTCTGGATACCAAAATATGGTAATATTCAAGTCCTCAGTGAAATGAATCAAAGGACAGTGAAAGGTTAGAaaatgagtagaaaaaaaatggtcaagaaaaagccaagaaaaatggaagtgaatATGAAGAGAAGATTCTTCTGACATTAAGGCTGAAGTTGTGTGTTAGCAAACAAGGAGGGATGTCCATCTCAACTCCATTTCAGAAAGACAGGTAAATTCTGGTCATGGGGGTGATCAGACTAATGGGTCAGATTTTTAGGAGTGTAGACTTATCAATAAGACTGTGACTAAGAATTTGGATGAAATAATGAGCCTACAAAATAACACTGCATGACTGCAGTGGTACAGAAAGAAATTGGATCCCATATCTCAACCACAAAATTCTTTTCATCTGGTTACTTCAGGGCTCTCCAATTCAGTTGTGACTGATCTCTCAATGACTCTTATTATATTGGGTCCAACTTCACTGATTACCACTCATTGTATTTACTGGCATCACTACACCTCTCCGGGTGTTCTTGCACACTTGGAAGAGGTCATCTTTAAGCAAGGAGACCTTCAGCTTTGggatttcattagaaaaatctACTAATTCTGGAGGAAACCCATTTAGAACATAAACAGTGACATCAAGCTGTCATTAATTGTATCGCATGCAGCAGCATGCAATCAATGCAGCAGATGAATGAGTTTAGTTTATTACCAAAAATTTGCTGCCCATTTACCTGACAACTACGACCAGGGAGTACTTTTGTTgatgttttgttaattttattaCAAAGTGCATTTCTAAACAAGTTTCTAAGTGTAAACCCTTTGTTAATAGTCTCCAGTTCTCTTGGACAATGCTGTCGTGCtctttgaaatgctttgttgCTTCTGTCAACTGGCTTTGTCATAAAAGCTCTTTCTACATATAAGAAATGTCTAATCTTAATGTAGATAACCATTTTACACAGAATGAATCTTTagttttttattataaaatttgGTAATTTACATGAAACTGTTTACCTGGGAAATCAAGGAAGTACTGGAGGTGGTGCTACACCTGAAAGTCAGACTATCTAATATTTGATTTTAGAAATCTATTATTTCAGTGTGATATCCTTATTTGccataaactgaaaataaaattttctctaCCAAAGTGAGTCTGGATAAAGATTTGTGATTCgatatttttatgtttagtACTTTAAAGTCTAGCTTGATCAGTAGTAGCAGGTGGCTTAAAATACTATGAAACGTAACTGGATAGTAGATGCTTTAGAtcttacaaatgaaaacagagtgTTATTTCCTTCAACAGAAACAACTTGGGACTAATTGCCTTAGAATACAGTTGCTTTAGCTCACAGTAGAATGTAAAATAGGAAGCCTCTCTGAGGCATGGAAGTCAAATTCTTAACTTGTTGGTTTTCAGATATGAATTGTTCtaaaactgtaattatttttttaggtACATCTCCTTCAACGTGCATGTTTACTGTGACTGCAGTATAAGCTATTAACAAGAAAGGATAGTCGAGATCGGTAGAGAGTAAAGCTGTGTCTTTCATCAGTATTCTTGTTCATTTCTGTTGTATGGACTGAACTTTCTGGAGTAGTTCATAAAACTATTCTCCGGCATGTTCAGCTCTCTGTTCTCCTCATCAcgtgtgttttatttttttgatgtttgtctaattgttttttttctcctttctgaactGTGTAGTATAAATGTTCTGTATACAGCACTGACAACTGTGGGAAAACAGCTTTACATTATGCAGGTAACTTCTTTGATGAAAGCATGCACCATCTATTTTGTTATGCTTGATATTCTCAGCTCTTGACTGGGTAGAGCTTTTTACTGATTGGAAAAATAGAGGGCAGAATGGTGAACTATATTAAAACGGgcttcatttctgctctgtcattcccttttcttgtctttttttttttaatttttgctggCTTTCTTTTACGaatcttttgattttatttccaacTTAAGATCACACTTTTTGAAACACCTGCATTTTTAATCTGGCAATGAAAATGTATGTACTTTtgtaaaattaatatattattgATTAATTGAAGATTTTAGTCGCTGAGTGTTGCATATCTATTCTCACAGATGACAAATTATGGACATTTTTAGATAAATACTCTGAATAGTGAATTTTAGTTAATTAGTCAGCAAGTACACTCTTGCAAGTGCAGAGCCACTGAAAGACTTAAAAAGTAAGATTAGATTGATTctgatttcagtatttaaagattATGTGTTCTGGTGTTAATATGGACAATAAAAGTCGGTTTTGTTTCTGCATATAGCTTGGTCTTCATCctatttgtcttcctttccttctttcttaaaaatagagAGATACAGTTTAATCAGTTTTTCCTGAACCCCACTGTAATGCTACAGTATTGCAAGTGTTAGCGTGGAACACAAATTTcataaaatgaagtttaatggattttcatgctttttacttcttttagcGACATGTGGTTATCTTCAGGCAGTTCAACTTCTCTGTGAACACAAATGTCCAATTAACATCAAAGATTTGGTGCGTACCTcttctctttgtgcttttctcAAAGCTTTTACTACCCTCCACTTCAATCAAGCTCAAGTACTGCACTTCAAACTACTACTGCTCTTCTATTTAATTTTGGATTTCTCTGACAATGTTCCTTTTGTGGCTTTCCATAGCATAGCACTTCACTGTGAGACACTAGTGGCAAGGTTTGCTGCTAGTTAAATTGCAAGACTCTTAGAAGTAGCTAGAATTAATTTGGATATATTCAAGACATGATTAAAAGTTGACTTCATTGACTCCAGTAGGCTTTGAGAAAGACCATTATGTGGGCCCTTCAGGTACTGTGAaatgctcagaagaaaaataacctgaGTATGGTAaacctgggggaaaaaatatacttAATGTAAAGTAAAGGCTAAGGGACAGTACACCAACTAGCACAAAACACCTAAAAACAGTCAGATCTATATTTGGGAATTATGCAGCTGCCTGTCAGAAAACTCTCTGATAAAGGGACCTgacagaaattagaaaaaaaaaagagagaggaggggagCAGTAAAAtatgtcatctttttttttaattatttttttttattaattgttttgtttgtatagTAGTTTGGAGGTTAGAGATCTTTTCTTATCTGGTCTTTTTGGTATATTAAAACAACAATCACAAAGATTAGACCTGAAATTTCAgcagatatattttaaagaccaaaaagattttctaatcatgagaagagaaggctgtgggagaATGTTTTACGTCCTCAACTACATCATGAGTAATCATAAAGAAGATAGAGCCAAACTGACCTCAGAAATTGTGACAAGTAGCAGTCGCAAATTGGGCAGCGGAGCTAGTTGGGAAATTCCAGTTAtgttttaaggaagaaaataattcttaccACCCaggtggtgaaacactggaaatgGGACTGAGAGACATCATGCTTTCTCTGTCCTTGGACGTGCTTAAAATCTGATTGGACAAGTCCATGAGCAGTGTACCATAATGTGAAGTTTGCCTTGCTTTTGACTGaagacaaagaggaagaaatgccaAATGCTTTCTAAAGGTGTCTTCCAACTGcagttattctgtgattctatgaaatgttgTGGTTTTGCGTTGTACTTAGTTAAAGTTATCCTTTTGTTGTGGAGATATCCATAGGAATTGCACAGTTGCAAAATCACCATGTTGTAGCattaagcaaacagaaaagggagTACAGACAGCAAAAAGCGTTCCTATTCTTGATGCTTTGCTGAGTGAATCCATCCCCTGTGGTCAAGGAAGGGATTAAATACAGACAGctacatttaaaatacacaagaaaaatgtacagATAGTGCCTTGTTTGTGCTGTGTAGAAGAAAAGTTTGTATCTGACCTTTGAACCTCAGAGTAGTATTTGTAAGTTGTCAAATCATTGTTTATGGTTTCTTTAAATGCATTCCTAGGATGGGAACATACCTCTGCTGCTTGCAGTACAAAATGGCCATACAGAAGTCTGTAAATACCTTCTGGATCACGGAGCAGATGTCAACACAAGGGATAAAAATGGAAGGTACAGCAGGTTAACATCACCATGTTAATTCTTTCCTAAGGCTGACTGTCAAACGAAGTTCTCTACCCAAAATACTCATTACATGAAGTAATGACCCCAGTACTAGAGAACATGAGTACTAGACGTTGTTGAGAAGGCTTATGGAATTCTGCctaatgagaaaagcaaaacagaaactaaaTAACACTAAAAAGAGGTAAACTGTAACTTTTCCTTGGGTTACCAGAGCAGAAAAtcccattttaaaatcattcctgCAGGAATCTGATTTAACCCACACATCGCTTTGTATATGTCCCATATTTTCAATGCTGCTCTCTCTGTTCTTGGCCTGAGTTAGTTTTGCCAACTTAAATCCTAAGCTATTACTTGGAAGTGACATCCAGGAGGAGCTCTTGTTTCTAATGTaacacagccacagcagtgagaaaaaaattctgtaaagcTATATAGTGGAGATGCTGTCTTCTCAAAAGACACCATTTAGATACTTATTGCATTAATATAAATATAGTGTGTGATAGACATCTGGTATTTCAGAATATTGTTGTTAAATCAGAACATTCTTATTGTGGAAAAATGGACTTGCTTTGATGATACTGACAaagttttgtaaatatttggTGAAACTGAAAAGGTAGGGCAGGATGCTGAGAACACTTGGCACTTACAACTAGTAGCTATTATTATTATGTGATACAGTGCCCATACTGTTCTTCGCAAGCGTGTGAAAGGATAAGACTGGGCCTAGCTTAGTTTATATGAGTTCAAAGTTTTATTACTCCACTGTTTGTTTTAAGTTGGTTAAAGAAAACCCCTTTGTCTTCTTGGTTGGTTTGAATGGCCTCATTGGTACTCTGATCTTGAGGTGTTACCTGCTCTGGGACCTCCACCTTTCCCTCACTAGCTTGCTTACAATCAACGGACAGTGTTAACAGTTTGTAGCTAGATTGGATGAAGGCATTTCTGTTATAGATAAGACAGAATGTGCAAAGTACTGTGTGtgcaagcaagaaaaagcacTCTAATACCCCCTTTCCTAATGGCAAGGAGAATGACTACTCTGGTATCTCCACAAAAAAtggttatatttttaatgaaaaatcagaTGTCTTAATGGAGGGGAAAGGGATAGTGTTTGAAAATGGCATGATCAATTCCCTCTTTTGTCTAGACTAAACTGGCTGTTTTGGTATCTGAAACTATCCCTGTAGAACTGTTGTCCAAGTTACTACTCAACACAACTTTTTAGCACAATACTGCAACAGCCATCACTTTTCCAGGGGTCGCTGTTACAAAGAGTATGTTTAATTGATCAGTGAAATGATTGTCTTAATATCTAGCAAACATTATCACTGTAGTAACTGTTAGTTTCATATGTATTTGCCAGTGAATTTGTCCAGCCTTCTAAGTGTGTATTCACGTGAAAAAAGGGAGATTATGCTGTGACAGGAAAGCAATATTAGCACATGCTTGAAAGTGgaattttctgtctgtaattaTGCTGTATGTATCTTATGATCCCTGCAAGTcactgaggaaaaggaaataaaaccttttAGGAAAACACTCCTGTATGTTATCCCCACTGTAGGATCTGACACTGTCTAGCTGCCCCGTGTTGGAGAGGGCATTGATTGTGCTCTaaggagatttttttgtttatttttcttaaaaaatgggCAAGATTTAAGGTGAAACACACCTCAAAGTCTCGGTGAAGAGTTTTGAGAGATTCCTTTGGCTTTTGGAATGATACGTCTCTATTTTGCCAAAAAGCAACatgtgaaaaggagagaaatgatgaaataatGGCTTTTATGTTGTAATTGGAGTGAGACAGTGAAATTTGATAGTCTGACTTTATTCTGCAGCCAGCTTTCCTCTTAGCCTCAGgaacccatttttaaaaatgtttgtaaacACTAGCAAAGCATAACAGGTTTTTGCAGAAGGTCCAGCTGGGATATATGGGGAATGAAGAGTAGGAAAGTGTTTATGTGGAGAAATGATGGTTACATGTATATTTCAAGGTACATGGTGATAAAATCTTGGTCTTCATTGCACAATACCTGTCACATTTTTTGTCCTGAAAaaatgagctgctgcttcaaaaATTTCTCTTGACATTTTTACCCTTGTTTCTTTTGTCCAGAACTGCTTTGATGATGGCTTGTGAAGCTGGTAGCCTTAACATGGTGGAAGCGTTCCTTAGGAAAGGTGCAGATGTCAGTTTAGTAGACGTCTTTGGGCAGAATGCCCTGCATTACTCCAAGATCTCTGAGAATGCAGGAATCCAGAACCTGCTATCATCAAAAATATATCAGGATGTGGGTATGTAAGAGATTCTGATCTGCAGTTTATCACTTTGAATTGGCTACTTGTATGTGTAGCAACAAACAAATATACTTCATGGAGTAACTTGAAAAATTTCAAAAGCTGTCTTCAAAATGGCCTAGTTGAAGCTtcccaaaacaggaaaatgagacaCTTGCTACATATGGTTAATATCTAACGAGATTAGATATTCAGGAGGTgttctggagaaagaaaggtAAGCTGATGAAGAAGCATGACGAAATATTGCTTAGAATTTGAAGTAGATCCTCTTTATGATTTGAAGAAGTAAGTTCAGCTCCTCAGTGAAAGAGTTCAGAAGGAACTAATGCAGACAGGGCTTTATGGTCAAGCTAAAACAGATCTCTGAAGTAGGAAGCTGAGGTAAAGAACAGTGAGAGACTATAGGAGAAGCAGAATTATCACAATCCTTTGAATTTTATATCAGTATATCAGGATAAAACATGAATGGAATTCTGAAATACTGCTTAGATTTCAAACAGATTCAAAAGACAAACAATTTATGGTGTGCGAAGTAAAGTTGGGAGATggtttagaaaaataactttttctttgatagcTGTtcttacttctgcttttttctgcttcacagaTGCAAAATCaccaacaaaagcaaagcaggtaTGTATCCTTTTGGATATAAAAATACTTGGGCTATAAAGGCTTGTAACTTGTGAAAGAATGTTAACTGACTTGACTGGTAGCAGCAGTAAATATCACTGTGAGATGTACTGCCAATGACTACTCTGTAACGTGAAAAGCTTTTGTTGcatatttaagaaatgtgtttcaggaaattgatttttaaatttagctTTCCTCTGAAACAGCAGCTGTCCTTCTCAAtgagagaagggagggaaaatgcatgtatgtgtgcacataTGTACCAGGAAAATATTCCACCGTTCTCATGTGTAAGGCAGGAGCTTGGCTCTTCGACTCTATCTCTTCAAACTAATCTAGGGAAAATTCTCTTGTTTCCAAAGCAGATAACTGAAGGTTGTCCCTGGTTGCATCATACTAGTGAACCCTATCTTTGAGACTCTCAGCAGATTTAGACAGTTAAATACAGTTAAATAAGTTTCTTACATGCTTTATTTAGTATCATGATATCTTGTAGTCCAAGTGTCTTGTAGATCTGCTAGTGGCTGGAAGTTGGATGAGGATGTGATACACTGGTTCATTCTTTCACTGAATGGGGAAGTTCAGTGTTTCAGGGAGCTCAGGCAGAACctgaaggaagggaagatgGTAATTGTTAAGAATTGCATGACTAGACTAAGAATGAATTTACAGAAGTATTTGAGATCACTAGTGCTAAACCTGTTGTCAGCTTCGGCTTTTTCACtaaatcttgtttgttttcactgaagcaTGGATTACAAGGGAACAGATTCTTATTGTCAGGCACgtttaatatttttgtgttaataAGGATGTAGTCTTTATatagaagataaaaagaaactgCATGAGCTGCTAAAGTTTATATTAAtgtgggattttattttttatttttttataaaacaactTGCTCGGACTTTACTAACCAAACTAACAAACTTACCTTTTCTGGCTGGTGGAACTTTCAGCATGATCAAGGCTCTAAATTAAGTTCAGAAAGAAGTGGAACTCCAAAAAAACGCAAAGCCCCACCTCCTCCTATCAGTCCTATGCAGGTAAAGAAAAGACCAATCTTGAGATACTTTTAGGGGATGAAAAGTGTTTTGACTATTATGTGAATAATGTGGGCTGAATTTGCTCTGTCACTCTTATTTTATATACCTTCTTATTGTGAGTGCTTCTCCTGACATTAAGATGAAAACCTGTGTTGGTTAGGTTGACTGAGAAAATTGCTTGAAATATAGAATGGTCTGTGATACAACAGTACAAATTTTACTGTACAGGTGCTTCTTCCATCTAAAGTTGAAGGTATTGTGGTTTTGTAGACTTGCAGAAGtgaataattttgtatttttcacatCTATGTACACATATATCCacatttttatatgcatttttaggatagtaaaatactgaaacagatTTATATAGTATCAAAATGCAACTTCACATTTAGGTTTAGAGTTAGTCTCTGTCTGTTACAACAGCTACTCTGGAAAAGTTAAACTGGCTCAGAAGAGCAATGAATGATCAAATCTGCTCTTTGAAACTTACCCAGAGTTCTGACTTGAGTTAGTGCAAGGAAAAGTATTAATGCACGTGTGTATGTCTATGTATAGCACATGTTGGAGGATTATTCCTATGAACGCATGCATATacttatttatataaaatttttTACAGCTTAGTGATTTGTCCTCTCCACGCTCATCAACTTCAACTCCTATGACTGGAAAAGGACAGGCTTTCTTTGCTGACCAAGTATGCAATATATcaaagttttttgttcttactAAGCATGGGGAAAGAAAGTGTAGCAgcttaataatttaatttgttgACTGCTGAATGTCTGTGAATTAATTAGCtaagttttaggaaaaaaagaatccaaatcTACAAGGGCtgttttgaaagtaatgcctcctatttatttccatggcaacaaCAACAGTTGCAAAAAGCACAATACACAtattctcatctacaaaacagtatttttcaacgcagtcaccaccattataTATGCACCtttgccagccatgaacaagTACCTGCATGCCCCACTCGTACaagtctgcaccagtggatGTGACCCGCTGTCGCTGACACCACTGCTGAAACCCaccacccacctcctcactgtgcttacGTCTACTGTTTGGGCTCCACAAACTGAACGTTTATGtgccaatgaatgtcagtgggtgccatctttttcctcatggaggaattcagtgaaacacctttgcttcatccacacttccatgtcagataccattctgtcagactgcccctctgctgccatctgttgcacagcaaaaaaatgtaatcatagaatcataaaatggcctgggttgaaaaggacctcaaagatcatcgagtttcaacccccctgccatggggagggttgccaaccactagaccaggctgcccagagccacatccagtctggccttgaatgcctccagggatggggcatccacaacctctctgggcaacctgtgccagtgcgtcaccaccctctgcgtgaaaaacttcctcctaatatctaacctaaacctcccctgtctcagtttaaaaccattcccccttgtcctatcactatccaccctcataaacagtCAcacccctcctgtttatatgctcccttcaagtattggaaggccacaatgaggtctccccagagccttctcttctccaagctaaacaagacCAGTTCCCTCaccctttcttcataggagagttgctccagccctctgatcatcttggtggccctcgtctgcactcgttccaagaactctgcgtctttcttgtgctggggccccaggcctgaacgcagtactgcagatggggcctcacaagagccgagtagagggggacgatcccctccctctccctgctgaccactcctcttttaatgcagcccagaacatagttggccttccgggctgccggcgcacactgctggctcatgtccagcttctcattcaccaggaccccccagtccttctctgcagggctgctctcaaggagttcttcctccAGTTTGTACAgatacctgggattgccctggccaaagtgcaacaccttgcacttggcaaGTAATAGTTCAgcccctactgccataccacctaTATGCACCTGACATCATGAGgcaacatagtaaaataggaggcattactttcggagcgATCATCATATTTCCATGTAATTTTAGAAAGCATGGATTACTTCAGTGTTTACTGAATATGTAAATAGAATTGTTCATAAACTAGTAAAGTATGTAGGAATATggttatgaaaatattaatggtGTGAGAGCTCATTTGCTAGTACCAGTGAGGTACATGAGATTATgtgaagcaaaaagcaaaggCCCATGACAAAAAGTCATCAGTCAAATACTGGAACGTGTGCTGATACTTTCCTTATGGTATTGAAGATTTCTTTTAAGTACACTACAATATATTGCAGTTATTTATCACAGGGTCCGCAGCTTTTCAAACTATCTTTGGGACAGTTGATGCCatttcattaatattaaatGAGTACTGACCACctgccacaattaaacaagaccccagaaacaaaagaaatccctTGTGACAGGTTTCTTCCAGCATGATCTATGCTATCTTTATTTATCCTCTGTGAACTGTCCAACTTTTAtctgctttctgtgaaattattttcttctgatgtcTCAGCAGGAAGACTTCAGCTCCTTGCTTCAAGATAATAAAGACAGACTGAGTGACAGCACAGCAGGTATATGATAAAGcttaattcttattttcttatttaattaggtgtttttaagttttttgAAAAGCTTAAATCTGGTCAGAAATCCTCTGTACCTTTCCACTTACAATGTGAGCCCCAATAAGTTGGAGTAACATTCTGTAATTTCATTACGAGTTCCTCACCAATACTTCCTGCTTATATTGGTTCACCTAACATTTTTTTGGGAAAATGTTCACTTTTTCACTGAACTTGATGGTCATGGAAACAAACtgtttaatttgaaatgtaGAGTAAGTATCTATCTCTGGGAtcagtttggcttttaaaagctttggatctttttttttcttccaaaggtGCTGACAGTTTGTTGGATGTGAGTTCTGAAACTGAACAGCAAGATCTACTTATGCTGATGCAAGCAAAAATTGCTTCTTTGACGCTACACAATAAGGAACTACAGGACAAATTACAGGTAGGGTATTTCGTGCTGTTCTAATGCTCTGCTAATTTTTTAACAGAACAAAGAGCTCCTTACCTATTTAAAGAGATGTGCTGTGAAGATAGAAAGAGCTCGTGGTGATAAGGTCATGGAGGCGCTCTGCACTGGAAGGattaaaattagtattttgATCTTCTCACTTTTACCTTTGTTTACTACAATCATTGCATTCTAAAATACATTGATAAGAATTGTGTTAGCAGAATTTTAATTTGTCTAGCTTTGATTTCTAGTTTATGGAGAGCAACACAGACTTCCAGAAGAGGCTGGTAGTTACTGCCTTTGCCAACCCTCACCGTAGATGGTTAAGTGGGACCAGCTGGGTTTTGAGTTCTCCTGAAGATTCCTTCTGTGGTGTTTTAATTGCCCATCTCTGTGGGATGTGGCAAGAATTCCTTGCTTACTCTATTataaaaaggggaaacaaaaagaacaccatgtatttgttttaatcacacatttgtttggatttatttttgcaCAGGAAAGAGCGCCTAAAGAAGTGGATTCTACCATAGATTCTAATCATTCAACCCAAAGAGAATTTGATCAAACAGCAGATAGACAAAGTGAGTTCTCAGCTCAGGAGCTGAAGTCTACCTTAAATGCCACCCAGTCTCAGGAAAAGTTGGCAAGCCctggtgaaataaaaataaagtaccTCCAGGAAGATATAAAGGATGCACAGAGGAAATTAGAGAATTCCGAAACCAAAAGAAAGCACTTAGAAGCTCAGGTCCAGTCTAGGGTCCCAGAAGCAGATTATTTAAATAACACAGACGTTTCAGAAAATGGCTCTGATCCTAACCTGAAAATCCAGGAAACTCAAAACAAGTATGAGGAAGCAGTGAAAGAGGTTTTAAATGTACAAAGGCAAGTGAAACTGGGTCTTGTTTCCTCTGAAAGTGAAGAAGCTTGTTCTGAGCTGAGTAAGTTGAAGGTTACATGTGAAGAAGTTGAAATGCTTAGGCAAGAATTGAAGAGAGCCTTGGAGGaaagtgaaagacaaaaagagaaagtgagagAGCTACAGACAAAGTTTgaagaaagagagcagaatGTTACAAGTAAATTGTCTGTGGAAGAATGTGAGGAAATAAAGAATTCATACTGTTCGGTTATTGATAACATTAATCAGGAGAAAGCACTGCTGATTGAGAGGTACAAAGAAGGgcaagaggaaataaaaaggctaCAGGACAAGCTGACAAATCAGACAGATTTAGAGTCTAGTGCTGAATCTGGAGAAATGAAAGATGCAATGCACAAAATGATAGATGAGCTCAACAGACAACTT from Numida meleagris isolate 19003 breed g44 Domestic line chromosome Z, NumMel1.0, whole genome shotgun sequence encodes:
- the RAI14 gene encoding ankycorbin isoform X1 — protein: MKSLKAKFRKSDTNEWNKNDDRLLQAVENGDPEKVASLLGKKGASATKQDSEGKTAFHLAATKGHAECLRIMVTHGADVTAQDGAGHSALHLAVKNNHLDCIKRLLQYKCSVYSTDNCGKTALHYAATCGYLQAVQLLCEHKCPINIKDLDGNIPLLLAVQNGHTEVCKYLLDHGADVNTRDKNGRYSRTALMMACEAGSLNMVEAFLRKGADVSLVDVFGQNALHYSKISENAGIQNLLSSKIYQDVDAKSPTKAKQHDQGSKLSSERSGTPKKRKAPPPPISPMQLSDLSSPRSSTSTPMTGKGQAFFADQQEDFSSLLQDNKDRLSDSTAGADSLLDVSSETEQQDLLMLMQAKIASLTLHNKELQDKLQERAPKEVDSTIDSNHSTQREFDQTADRQSEFSAQELKSTLNATQSQEKLASPGEIKIKYLQEDIKDAQRKLENSETKRKHLEAQVQSRVPEADYLNNTDVSENGSDPNLKIQETQNKYEEAVKEVLNVQRQVKLGLVSSESEEACSELSKLKVTCEEVEMLRQELKRALEESERQKEKVRELQTKFEEREQNVTSKLSVEECEEIKNSYCSVIDNINQEKALLIERYKEGQEEIKRLQDKLTNQTDLESSAESGEMKDAMHKMIDELNRQLSELSQLYKEAQAELEDYRKRKTLDDIAVDYIPRDEHEKLMQVTNSLKYKAENELLEMKSQYTKVLDEAEELKQLLDTQKQNSLPIAEHQQVMNALRTTVKEMEEEINELKELLTNRESEVRNLQKELLEEKAAINEAMVPRAAYEKLQSSLEGEVSILSSKLKDVIKEKENVSLDVMQLRNEVLLLKEEKEGMHNLLEAKEREVTGLHQKYHQAQEDLLEMKRYSESSSKLEEDKDKKISEMSKEVSKLKEALNSLSQLSYSTSAPKRQSQQLEALQQQVKQLQNQLTETKKQHQETVSVYRMHLLYAVQGQMDEDVQKVLKQILSMCKSQSQKK
- the RAI14 gene encoding ankycorbin isoform X4, with translation MKSLKAKFRKSDTNEWNKNDDRLLQAVENGDPEKVASLLGKKGASATKQDSEGKTAFHLAATKGHAECLRIMVTHGADVTAQDGAGHSALHLAVKNNHLDCIKRLLQYKCSVYSTDNCGKTALHYAATCGYLQAVQLLCEHKCPINIKDLDGNIPLLLAVQNGHTEVCKYLLDHGADVNTRDKNGRYSRTALMMACEAGSLNMVEAFLRKGADVSLVDVFGQNALHYSKISENAGIQNLLSSKIYQDVDAKSPTKAKQLSDLSSPRSSTSTPMTGKGQAFFADQQEDFSSLLQDNKDRLSDSTAGADSLLDVSSETEQQDLLMLMQAKIASLTLHNKELQDKLQERAPKEVDSTIDSNHSTQREFDQTADRQSEFSAQELKSTLNATQSQEKLASPGEIKIKYLQEDIKDAQRKLENSETKRKHLEAQVQSRVPEADYLNNTDVSENGSDPNLKIQETQNKYEEAVKEVLNVQRQVKLGLVSSESEEACSELSKLKVTCEEVEMLRQELKRALEESERQKEKVRELQTKFEEREQNVTSKLSVEECEEIKNSYCSVIDNINQEKALLIERYKEGQEEIKRLQDKLTNQTDLESSAESGEMKDAMHKMIDELNRQLSELSQLYKEAQAELEDYRKRKTLDDIAVDYIPRDEHEKLMQVTNSLKYKAENELLEMKSQYTKVLDEAEELKQLLDTQKQNSLPIAEHQQVMNALRTTVKEMEEEINELKELLTNRESEVRNLQKELLEEKAAINEAMVPRAAYEKLQSSLEGEVSILSSKLKDVIKEKENVSLDVMQLRNEVLLLKEEKEGMHNLLEAKEREVTGLHQKYHQAQEDLLEMKRYSESSSKLEEDKDKKISEMSKEVSKLKEALNSLSQLSYSTSAPKRQSQQLEALQQQVKQLQNQLTETKKQHQETVSVYRMHLLYAVQGQMDEDVQKVLKQILSMCKSQSQKK